A window from Gottschalkiaceae bacterium SANA encodes these proteins:
- a CDS encoding nucleoside recognition protein yields the protein MVNSIKTGFWMGVRTTGMLARVIAPVYFVVAVLSRSGGLELIAHWFEPIMRMFGLPGEAALVLVLGNAVNLYAALGAIAVISLTRGQLTVLALMLGFSHSLFVESAVVKQTGVSIRIILPLRLGMMVLVGLLAGQLLGGVA from the coding sequence ATGGTCAATAGCATAAAGACAGGGTTTTGGATGGGTGTACGGACCACAGGCATGTTGGCCCGTGTGATTGCCCCGGTTTATTTTGTTGTTGCTGTTTTATCAAGGTCTGGTGGATTGGAATTGATCGCACATTGGTTTGAACCGATTATGCGAATGTTCGGGCTGCCGGGGGAGGCGGCTTTGGTCTTGGTCTTGGGTAATGCGGTGAACCTCTATGCGGCTTTAGGAGCGATTGCTGTAATTTCCCTTACACGTGGGCAATTAACGGTTCTTGCATTGATGTTAGGCTTCTCACACTCCTTATTTGTTGAATCTGCGGTTGTCAAGCAGACTGGTGTTTCTATTCGCATCATTTTGCCGCTGCGATTGGGAATGATGGTTCTAGTTGGTCTTCTTGCGGGTCAATTATTGGGAGGTGTGGCATGA
- a CDS encoding patatin-like phospholipase family protein, giving the protein MEQAIALEGGGAKGAYEIGALRALKERKITIIAVAGTSIGAMNGAMIVMDAMEEAEDLWRNIQFEDILSCPQALQEIFWDEKLNMKQAQAAFQTFRQMIHDRGLDSTPLRNLVDRYLDEDRFRKSDIDYGLVTYSVTDRKGVVKFRDEIPVGELGDYILASAAYPLFQMVEIEGKKYIDGGIYDNSPVRMLVERGYKQIICIQIGATRVVHDYPGVNVTHIYPRVPLGHALDVRREKLELYTQQGYFDTIRTLDSLFGNRFYIKDLPSEAKLLELILAFYQDDSEWIQWVMGMKPDSLRAIFEEGLGKAWKRYGLDRHAGYQDLFVMILEEAAVEAGLERFKIYDFWDLVTRIEKAQPKEPVNLGIKSQSRLMSIVHRRLSKWRKV; this is encoded by the coding sequence ATGGAACAAGCCATAGCATTAGAAGGCGGCGGAGCAAAAGGGGCTTATGAAATTGGCGCATTGAGAGCCTTGAAAGAAAGAAAAATTACGATTATAGCTGTTGCAGGAACATCAATTGGTGCAATGAATGGTGCTATGATTGTGATGGATGCCATGGAAGAAGCAGAGGATCTTTGGCGAAATATTCAATTTGAAGATATTTTATCATGCCCACAAGCCTTGCAAGAAATCTTTTGGGATGAAAAATTAAATATGAAGCAGGCACAAGCAGCCTTTCAAACCTTTCGGCAAATGATTCATGATCGGGGCTTGGATTCAACACCCCTTCGGAATTTAGTGGATCGATATCTAGACGAAGATCGATTCCGAAAATCGGATATCGATTATGGCTTGGTTACCTATTCAGTGACAGATCGAAAAGGGGTTGTCAAGTTTCGTGATGAAATTCCGGTTGGAGAGTTGGGCGATTATATTTTGGCTTCGGCGGCATATCCGTTGTTTCAAATGGTGGAAATTGAGGGAAAGAAATATATCGACGGAGGGATCTACGATAATAGTCCGGTGCGCATGCTGGTGGAGAGAGGCTATAAGCAGATTATCTGTATTCAAATTGGAGCTACCCGAGTGGTTCATGATTACCCTGGTGTTAATGTGACGCATATTTATCCAAGAGTTCCGTTGGGCCATGCCTTGGATGTAAGACGCGAGAAATTGGAACTTTATACACAACAGGGGTATTTTGATACGATTCGTACCTTAGATTCCTTGTTTGGAAATCGATTCTATATTAAAGACTTGCCAAGTGAAGCAAAATTACTTGAATTGATATTGGCGTTTTACCAGGATGATTCAGAATGGATTCAATGGGTGATGGGAATGAAACCCGATTCGTTGCGAGCCATATTTGAAGAGGGATTGGGAAAGGCTTGGAAACGATATGGACTGGATCGTCATGCAGGTTATCAGGATTTATTTGTGATGATTCTTGAAGAAGCAGCGGTAGAGGCGGGTTTGGAACGGTTTAAAATCTATGACTTTTGGGATCTTGTGACCCGTATTGAAAAGGCACAACCCAAAGAACCTGTGAATTTAGGTATAAAAAGCCAAAGTCGATTGATGTCGATTGTACATCGTCGTTTGTCGAAATGGAGGAAGGTATGA
- a CDS encoding FAD-dependent oxidoreductase has product MEKRYDLIVIGAGAAGMAAATVGIGLGKRVAMVERELFGGDCTHYGCIPSKTMIRISRAWQFAKNLETYGIQGAENLQYDFSQAMKLVSDTVKRVYEEETPEAFSKLGIDTYQGQAKFVEVNRITVGDTVLYGDKFVIATGSHQSIPKIEGLKEYHTHRSIFQITENPKSMAIIGAGSVGVEIAQAFQRFGTQVELFSRHSLILPHEDQELAAILLEELETEGLHFHPKTHIRSVEGESGDWTLKDSKGKTYQAASILIASGKAPNTSDLGLTNMGLLNEAGRLILNTKLQTKMPHIYAAGDVLGEYGFSHMAEHTGILAAMNAILPVQSNYERENLSWVIFSDPEFAHLGLTEMEARTRYGEKIQVYRIPYHQVDRAKSEGKEKGMMKVIVDQHNHILGAHIFGERAGELIHEVGIYKQFGLKLSQTQQMVYAYPTYSELFKQVGRQAYLDHLQEKMPVKLFSRFLQIDYEKLKNPFKQ; this is encoded by the coding sequence ATGGAAAAAAGGTATGATTTGATTGTTATCGGTGCAGGGGCCGCAGGGATGGCAGCTGCAACCGTTGGGATTGGACTTGGCAAACGAGTCGCAATGGTGGAACGAGAACTATTTGGTGGTGACTGCACCCACTACGGTTGCATTCCAAGTAAGACCATGATCCGAATTTCGAGGGCTTGGCAATTTGCAAAGAACTTGGAAACCTACGGGATTCAAGGTGCAGAGAATCTTCAGTATGACTTTTCTCAGGCCATGAAACTGGTAAGCGATACCGTGAAGCGAGTGTATGAAGAGGAAACGCCAGAGGCTTTTTCAAAGTTGGGAATCGATACCTATCAAGGCCAGGCAAAATTTGTAGAAGTCAATCGAATCACGGTTGGCGATACGGTTTTGTATGGGGATAAATTTGTGATTGCGACGGGGTCTCATCAAAGCATTCCAAAGATTGAGGGGTTAAAAGAGTACCATACTCACCGTTCAATCTTTCAAATTACAGAGAATCCGAAGTCTATGGCCATAATTGGCGCGGGAAGCGTAGGTGTGGAAATCGCACAAGCCTTTCAACGATTTGGAACCCAGGTGGAATTATTCAGTAGGCATTCTTTGATTTTACCTCATGAAGATCAAGAACTGGCGGCCATTCTTTTAGAAGAGCTTGAAACCGAGGGCCTTCATTTTCATCCCAAAACCCATATTCGGTCGGTTGAGGGAGAATCTGGTGATTGGACATTGAAAGATTCAAAAGGGAAAACATATCAAGCGGCTTCGATTCTGATCGCAAGCGGGAAGGCGCCCAATACATCGGATTTGGGGTTGACCAACATGGGCTTGCTCAATGAAGCTGGGCGTTTAATTTTAAATACAAAGCTTCAAACGAAGATGCCGCATATTTATGCCGCGGGTGATGTACTGGGAGAGTATGGTTTCAGTCATATGGCGGAGCATACCGGGATTTTAGCGGCAATGAATGCAATTTTGCCAGTTCAATCAAACTATGAACGCGAAAATCTTTCTTGGGTGATTTTTTCCGATCCGGAATTTGCCCACCTTGGATTGACTGAGATGGAAGCGCGGACGAGATATGGAGAAAAGATTCAGGTTTATCGGATCCCGTATCATCAAGTGGATCGAGCGAAATCAGAAGGGAAGGAAAAAGGGATGATGAAGGTGATTGTGGATCAGCACAATCATATTTTGGGTGCCCATATTTTTGGAGAGCGTGCAGGCGAACTGATCCATGAGGTAGGGATCTATAAACAGTTTGGATTAAAACTCAGTCAGACCCAGCAAATGGTCTATGCATATCCGACGTATTCCGAGCTCTTTAAACAAGTGGGCAGGCAGGCGTATCTGGATCACTTACAAGAAAAAATGCCAGTTAAATTGTTTTCTCGTTTCCTTCAAATCGATTACGAGAAATTAAAGAACCCATTTAAACAATAG
- a CDS encoding SOS response-associated peptidase encodes MCGRFQLDVSLETLEEMFESLMVPEKEILQEGELTPGRLISHIQRKESTFSLQNSHWGVKREKGLQINARSEVWNRSYHQAQRCIIPASAYFEWDQRSKAKVCFQTEQSSLFFLAGLIAYNSIGERQALIVTRDAEPEIVRIHSRMPVAFDLEAAQAYLRGSDHGPKEWKTIHRWQTKVLSSEQISLY; translated from the coding sequence ATGTGCGGACGATTCCAACTGGATGTCTCATTAGAAACGCTAGAAGAAATGTTTGAGAGTTTGATGGTGCCTGAAAAAGAAATTTTACAAGAGGGAGAATTGACCCCGGGGCGCTTGATTTCTCATATCCAAAGAAAGGAATCAACCTTTTCTTTGCAGAATAGTCATTGGGGTGTGAAAAGAGAGAAGGGCCTGCAAATCAATGCGCGTAGCGAGGTCTGGAACCGCAGTTATCACCAGGCTCAACGCTGTATTATTCCTGCGTCCGCATACTTCGAATGGGATCAAAGATCCAAAGCAAAGGTGTGTTTTCAAACCGAGCAAAGTTCACTTTTTTTCTTGGCTGGTTTGATTGCATACAATTCAATTGGAGAGCGGCAGGCATTGATTGTGACCCGGGATGCAGAGCCAGAGATTGTGCGGATTCATTCTAGAATGCCCGTGGCATTTGATTTAGAGGCCGCGCAAGCATATTTACGCGGGTCGGATCATGGACCAAAAGAGTGGAAGACGATTCATCGGTGGCAGACCAAGGTTTTGTCGTCGGAACAGATCAGTTTATATTAA
- a CDS encoding aminotransferase class IV yields MNSGIFQHEYQQIRKKTPKEGTQFIYEVIRVKNGSPLFLREHIKRLIQSHQLVFSSEMGSSDEGCQEALKQADGIEKTLCADCLNLIQRENIENQNIRIEVFYQPDLQIAVFAVPSAYPSAEVVKSGVRLITVTATREDPHAKTDPREFRKKIVAKMKQQGAFEAALVDSDGKLTEGTRSNLFFVKGDRVFTPPGDKVLLGITRQMVVKACERLGIELVEESIEVKELFRVKAAFMTGTSVDVLPISHINNIALQSAEDPMVMQIRRAYLDLCEKDFERMSESCADDSNWMSH; encoded by the coding sequence ATGAATAGTGGAATCTTTCAGCATGAATATCAACAAATACGGAAAAAAACTCCAAAAGAGGGGACGCAATTCATTTACGAAGTCATTCGTGTGAAAAATGGATCCCCTCTCTTTTTGCGCGAGCATATAAAGCGATTGATTCAATCTCATCAGCTTGTTTTTTCTAGCGAAATGGGCTCATCTGATGAGGGTTGTCAGGAAGCCTTAAAGCAAGCGGATGGAATCGAGAAGACCTTGTGCGCAGATTGTTTGAATCTGATTCAGCGAGAGAATATTGAGAATCAAAACATACGAATTGAAGTGTTTTATCAACCCGATTTGCAAATCGCAGTGTTTGCTGTACCCAGCGCCTATCCGAGTGCGGAAGTAGTGAAGAGCGGGGTTCGATTGATCACCGTGACGGCAACGAGAGAAGATCCCCATGCAAAGACGGATCCTCGGGAATTTCGAAAGAAAATCGTGGCTAAGATGAAGCAACAAGGTGCCTTTGAAGCAGCTTTGGTGGATTCTGATGGGAAACTGACAGAAGGAACCCGGTCCAATCTTTTCTTTGTAAAGGGAGATCGCGTATTTACGCCACCAGGAGACAAGGTCTTATTGGGTATTACGCGGCAAATGGTTGTTAAAGCCTGTGAAAGGCTGGGTATTGAGCTTGTAGAAGAGAGCATAGAAGTTAAAGAGTTATTTCGGGTGAAAGCGGCATTTATGACTGGAACATCGGTGGATGTTTTACCGATTTCCCATATCAACAACATTGCCTTGCAATCTGCTGAAGACCCAATGGTGATGCAGATTCGACGTGCATATTTGGATCTGTGCGAAAAAGATTTTGAAAGGATGAGCGAATCATGTGCGGACGATTCCAACTGGATGTCTCATTAG
- a CDS encoding nucleoside recognition domain-containing protein yields the protein MNIVGFLRETFLGVGFSILKLSSIIIPLMIVMQVLKDYQWLDRLTRVLQPLGNKIGIRKDGLFPLLVGILFGISYGSGVIIQSVESGEMNEKDRLLVAVFLVLCHAVIEDTLLFAAVGANGYILLLTRVLVAFLATAVFSRQYVKKRGEYDENRSV from the coding sequence ATGAATATAGTCGGATTTTTAAGGGAAACCTTCTTAGGTGTTGGATTTTCAATTTTGAAATTGTCATCAATTATCATTCCCTTGATGATTGTTATGCAAGTACTTAAGGATTATCAATGGCTAGATCGCCTTACTCGTGTTTTACAACCCCTTGGAAATAAAATTGGGATTCGAAAAGATGGATTATTTCCTTTATTGGTCGGAATTTTATTTGGAATTTCTTATGGATCTGGTGTTATTATTCAAAGTGTGGAAAGTGGCGAGATGAATGAAAAAGATCGATTGCTGGTTGCCGTATTTTTGGTGCTTTGTCATGCAGTGATTGAAGATACCCTGCTTTTTGCTGCCGTTGGGGCAAATGGATATATTTTGTTACTGACACGCGTATTGGTGGCCTTTTTAGCAACGGCTGTTTTTTCTCGTCAATATGTGAAAAAAAGAGGGGAATACGATGAAAATAGATCCGTTTAA
- a CDS encoding Zn-dependent hydrolase, whose translation MIRSERILQDIQALHQFNQTPGNGCTRYSFSKEDRQARNYIEMEMEKIGLPVLTDAYGNVLIFGQGKSDRHVIIGSHIDTVPNGGDYDGILGVVSGLEILRHFHEEKIVPEVGLVVVAFAEEEGNQFGMPCVGCHSMVNLKREEALNRVRDDGKTYQELMEPFIRDDERGSMDFSKILAMLEIHVEQGPVLWREDLEVGIVEGIFGLQRYMILVEGVSNHSGATPMTERQDSMVAAASMIQRVRLRGREAMPQVATVGRIHCHPNTVNIIPDSVEFSVEVRDFDKKQIDESYELLWKDFDRIAETEGVTWSKRPVGTSPVIHLDSDLIGQMDQIAEKLGVKAKRIVSGAAHDAAIVAAFIPTEMLFVQSVEGRSHCPEEYTPIEKIVPAVRMAEQWVREMKSK comes from the coding sequence ATGATACGAAGTGAAAGAATTCTTCAAGATATTCAAGCCTTGCACCAATTCAACCAAACACCTGGAAACGGATGTACAAGGTATAGTTTTTCTAAGGAAGACCGTCAGGCTCGAAATTACATTGAAATGGAGATGGAAAAAATCGGTTTACCGGTATTGACGGATGCCTACGGGAATGTGTTGATCTTTGGACAAGGAAAGTCAGACCGTCATGTGATCATTGGCTCCCATATTGATACGGTGCCAAATGGGGGCGATTATGATGGTATTTTAGGTGTCGTAAGCGGGCTTGAGATTCTACGCCATTTCCATGAGGAGAAAATTGTACCAGAGGTTGGCCTGGTTGTTGTTGCTTTTGCAGAAGAGGAAGGCAACCAATTTGGCATGCCTTGTGTAGGTTGCCACAGCATGGTTAATCTCAAACGGGAAGAGGCTTTAAACCGGGTTCGTGACGATGGAAAAACCTATCAAGAATTGATGGAGCCCTTTATTCGTGATGATGAACGAGGAAGCATGGATTTTTCTAAAATCTTGGCAATGTTAGAAATTCATGTGGAGCAGGGGCCTGTTCTTTGGAGAGAGGATTTAGAAGTAGGAATTGTAGAGGGTATTTTTGGTCTTCAAAGATATATGATTTTGGTGGAAGGTGTGTCCAATCATTCGGGTGCAACGCCGATGACTGAACGTCAAGATTCCATGGTTGCAGCTGCAAGCATGATTCAACGTGTTCGACTTCGTGGAAGGGAAGCCATGCCTCAGGTTGCTACTGTCGGTCGTATTCATTGTCATCCCAATACGGTGAATATTATCCCGGATTCGGTGGAATTCAGTGTTGAAGTGCGAGATTTCGACAAGAAGCAGATTGATGAAAGTTATGAGTTGTTATGGAAAGATTTTGATCGAATTGCAGAGACTGAGGGTGTGACGTGGTCGAAAAGACCAGTGGGTACAAGCCCAGTCATTCATTTAGATTCCGATTTAATTGGTCAGATGGATCAAATCGCAGAGAAACTTGGGGTGAAGGCGAAACGAATTGTCAGTGGTGCAGCGCATGACGCAGCGATTGTTGCAGCTTTTATTCCAACCGAGATGCTCTTTGTTCAGAGTGTGGAAGGTAGAAGTCATTGTCCGGAAGAGTATACACCGATTGAAAAAATTGTACCGGCTGTTCGTATGGCTGAACAATGGGTGCGTGAGATGAAGTCTAAATAG
- a CDS encoding DNA alkylation repair protein: MKIDPFKKEFQEIANPDRARQMKAYLKGQFDFYGIPAGERRRVQKKCFLKMSAKSEPLDLFFVRACWDEDEREYQYLAIDYLRLKQKELDESHIPMLIDLILSKSWWDTVDMLASAVLGGILLGKPELMTRYPDQWIESENFWLKRTAILFQLKYRDDMDFDRLKRYCLENQNDKEFFIRKAIGWILRQASKGNPDQVKMILSAGDFSGLTIREASKYLDK; encoded by the coding sequence ATGAAAATAGATCCGTTTAAAAAAGAATTTCAAGAGATTGCGAATCCAGATCGAGCAAGGCAAATGAAGGCGTATTTGAAGGGGCAATTTGATTTTTATGGAATTCCAGCCGGTGAGAGGAGGCGTGTTCAAAAAAAATGCTTTCTTAAAATGAGCGCAAAATCAGAACCGCTGGATCTCTTTTTTGTTCGTGCGTGCTGGGATGAGGACGAACGAGAATATCAGTACCTTGCCATTGATTATTTGCGCTTGAAGCAAAAAGAATTAGATGAGAGCCATATTCCAATGTTGATCGATTTGATTTTAAGCAAATCCTGGTGGGATACGGTGGATATGTTAGCTTCGGCGGTACTCGGTGGCATTTTGCTGGGCAAGCCAGAGTTGATGACTCGGTATCCGGATCAATGGATTGAGAGTGAAAATTTTTGGCTTAAGCGAACTGCGATTCTTTTTCAATTGAAATATCGAGATGATATGGATTTTGATCGATTAAAACGATATTGTCTAGAGAATCAAAATGATAAAGAATTCTTTATTCGAAAAGCCATTGGGTGGATTCTTCGCCAAGCATCCAAAGGCAATCCCGATCAAGTTAAAATGATTTTATCAGCAGGCGATTTTTCCGGACTGACAATTCGGGAAGCAAGTAAATATCTCGACAAGTAA
- a CDS encoding ThiF family adenylyltransferase, with protein sequence MNQFVRLEMLLGKENMHHLANAHVVIYGIGGVGSFIAESLARSGVGKLTLVDFDTIAESNLNRQIHATTETINASKVETMKERILLFHPECKVVVRSEKYSIENAESFFEEKIDYIADAIDMVSSKLDLICRAKEKEIPIISAMGTGNKLFPEQLEIADLYQTSNCPLARVMRKELKRRGIKNHMVVYSKEKPIRPLQLEKGKLHETPGSTSFVPSTAGLLMASYMVRELIDMTTIERKGEQNVNT encoded by the coding sequence ATGAATCAATTTGTACGATTGGAAATGTTGCTTGGAAAAGAGAATATGCACCACCTAGCCAATGCTCATGTTGTCATTTACGGAATTGGAGGTGTCGGTAGTTTTATTGCCGAGTCTTTGGCGCGAAGCGGTGTTGGAAAGTTGACTCTGGTAGATTTTGATACGATTGCAGAATCGAATTTAAATCGTCAGATCCATGCGACAACCGAAACCATAAATGCATCAAAGGTAGAGACCATGAAAGAACGAATTTTGTTGTTCCACCCGGAATGTAAGGTTGTTGTGCGATCAGAGAAATATTCGATTGAAAATGCAGAATCTTTTTTTGAAGAAAAGATTGATTATATCGCTGACGCGATTGATATGGTTAGCTCAAAACTTGATTTGATTTGCCGTGCAAAAGAAAAAGAAATACCGATTATCAGTGCTATGGGAACGGGAAACAAATTATTTCCCGAGCAGTTAGAGATTGCAGATCTCTATCAGACATCGAATTGTCCACTTGCCCGGGTGATGAGAAAGGAATTAAAAAGAAGAGGAATAAAAAATCATATGGTGGTTTATTCAAAAGAGAAGCCCATTCGTCCCCTTCAACTGGAGAAGGGAAAATTGCATGAAACACCAGGAAGCACTTCTTTTGTTCCCTCAACAGCTGGATTGTTGATGGCATCCTATATGGTAAGAGAATTGATTGATATGACTACGATTGAAAGAAAAGGGGAGCAAAATGTTAATACGTGA
- a CDS encoding GNAT family N-acetyltransferase — protein sequence MLIREGNINDAKAMIAYLDAVAVESDNLTFEPGELKITIEIEEKILEQAQKSEKDVFYLAMENDKIVGNLNFHASTRKRIAHVGEFGISVRKSHWGQGIGGKLLDQLLLWAPKHGIRKINLRVRADNEAAIRLYEKKGFCKEGHLKCEYIIDGICIDHLAMGLVLEPQDGQ from the coding sequence ATGTTAATACGTGAAGGAAATATAAATGACGCAAAGGCCATGATAGCCTATCTTGATGCTGTGGCAGTAGAATCAGACAACCTGACCTTTGAACCTGGTGAGTTGAAAATTACCATCGAGATCGAAGAAAAAATATTGGAGCAGGCTCAGAAGTCGGAAAAAGATGTTTTCTATTTGGCAATGGAGAACGATAAGATCGTTGGAAATCTCAACTTTCATGCAAGCACTCGAAAACGGATTGCCCATGTAGGAGAGTTTGGAATCTCTGTGAGAAAATCTCATTGGGGACAGGGCATTGGTGGCAAGTTGTTAGATCAGTTGCTTCTGTGGGCACCCAAGCATGGCATTCGAAAAATCAATCTTCGGGTGCGAGCGGACAATGAAGCGGCTATTCGCCTCTATGAAAAAAAAGGATTTTGTAAAGAAGGACACTTAAAGTGTGAATATATAATCGACGGCATTTGTATCGATCATCTTGCAATGGGTCTTGTTTTGGAGCCGCAGGATGGTCAATAG